The Bacteroides sp. AN502(2024) DNA segment GCAACTTCATCACTCGCCCGATAAGGGAGCAGGCAATAAGCTGTTTGGGCAACGGCATCTACAAGATATACAGTGAGATAACCATCAACAGGGGATTGGAACCGAAGATACAGGTCGTCACCGTCCTTAAATTCGCTGCGCTCACATTGTTCTGTAGTGCCATTGCATAGCACCTGGGCGATTAAGTCTATTTGTGAAGCTGTGATTTCCCGGATTTTACCGTTCACTGTCACCGTCACAACAAGATGATTCTCCTCATAATCTATCTGATACTTTGGCTCGCCGATGGTCTCAATCCACTCACCTTTCACATCAGAGCCTCCAATGGATTGAAAATCCACAACCGAATTTCCATTCTCAGTCCTGATAAAAGTAGTGTTGCTTTGTGAAACGAGCGTGCCAAACTCATCGGCAATGGCTTGTATCTTCGCCCGGTCTAATGCAACCAATTTGGCTTGTTCGACAGTGATATTCTCAGGCGCATGGTAGATGTATTCAGCACACACCCTGACTGTCCGTTGGGCAAGACATCCCACAGACAGCCCTATAAACAGAGCGATAGACAAAAGGCGTCTGGTTCCCATGACCTACCATCCTAAAAGTTCATCCAGCTTATTGTGTAAATCATCTCCTCTTTTCTCCAAATCCTCTTTTACTGCTTTTTTGGCAGCCTTCATTGCCATATCGCTATTATAGGCAATGCGGATTAAGACCTCCTTGTTTTTATTGGAGAGGGTTCGATAGACCTCCATTACGGTAATGGTCCGCCCGATGCTTTGGGAGATAAAGTTTTTCGATGCCATGATGCTACGGGTGACAGACTCCGCTTGTTCCTGCGAAAGCTGTTCATTGGCTACCGTGTTTTCAATCAATGCGGTGACTTCTGTCTGGATTTGCCCGGCAAGATTCTGTTTTGCCAACTCCAAAGCCTGCATTTTGGCCGCATCGTAATTGCTACCTATGCTCATCGCCTCACCCATGATGTATTTGGGCAACATATTTTCATCATACTCATATTGCATCAGATAAGACTTATCAAGTTGTTTCTCTATAGGGAGTGCCCCCGGAACTGTGGTCCATCCTGACTTCTTTAACTGTTTAGCTTCTTTACGGGCGGCTTTTGTCGCCTTGTCGTTTAAAGCGGATTTAGACATTTTTGCTATAGCCTCACGTTCTTTCTTCAAATCTTTGACTGATTGAGAATAAGTAATTCCGCTTGCGAATAAGAAAGCGGTCAATAAGAGTATAAAATTCTTCATAATGTTATATATTTATGTTTATTCTTACCAAGTTGATTTCGACATTTATTATTCACTCTCAATCCATCTCTTAACAGGAGAGGGATTGAATTTGGAATATGTTTAAAATCAGGGTGTGAATTTTCATACAGCAAGTGTTTTCGCTAAACATTTTGTGCTTTTAGACATAATCCGTAAATTTCCTCGTAAAGATTTACTTCTATTTGCAACATTTTACTTATCTTTGTACCATAAATATCTCTCCTGTTAAGAGATACCGTATTTTGCTAAACATATTTCTTACAGATTTTTCAATATCATCTCGTTCTTTGAAGATTTATCTAAATCGTTGGACTTTTCCGTGGCTTCCAAAAGTCCAACGGATAAACTGGTGGCAACTACCATATTTCGCAGCATTTTGCTACGCCCACCGGATACAAACAAAGAGGGCTCACCGGTAAAATCATGTGGTCTTCTTCTCTCCTATTCTTATCTTTGCCTTCAAAAAACTCTTATAACTAGTTACGATACTCTTTTAGTTCTTGCTCGCTTCATACTCCCAGCTGACCTATTGGAGTGTTTTGATATTGTTAAAATAGAGAACACAGCTGAAATGATAACCATTCATTTAGATGAGCTGTGCCTTGAAACACAGCGTTTACGCCTTAAAAGTGTTTTTACGCCTTGTCTTATACGGATTTAGGTTGACACCTTTTTAGAGACATAAAAAAAGAAAAATTATGTCTAAATTATCTCGTAAGATTTATTCTGAGACTTTCAAATTGGAAGTTCTCCGTGATTACTTCAGTAGCGGTTTGTCAATGTTTGCTACTGCCAAGAAATGGGGTTTACCCAACCATACTTATATTCTGCGTTGGCAAAAGTGTTATGCAATTGATTCGGATTCCTTATCTTTGTCCCCCGAACTTCTGTCAGATCTTCAAATGAAAAAGAATCCAAAATCAAAATCTAAAGAAGAACTTCTTGAAGCGGAAAATTTGCGTCTGAGAAAGGCTTTGGAACTTGAAAAACTTCGTTCCCATGCCTTTGAAAGACTGATTGAACTCACAGAAAGAGAAGAAGGGATTTCCATCTTAAAAAAAGATGGTGCCAAATAGTCACCGGCCTTCGTGAAGAGTTTCCTCACATCAGTGTGAAAACCCTTTGCGGACTGTTTGGCATGTCTTCCCAGGCCTATTACAAAAAGAAAAAAAATCTTTTGTCGCGTCATCAGATCAGAACAGCCATCTTGGATGCCGTCTTCTTCTACCGCTCAAAGGCTCCGGGCATCGGTGGTTTGAAATTATACCATGAGCTCCGCTCCCTTTATGGAAGCGAGATAACCGGAGGGCGGGATGCCTTCCTTCATCTGCTGCGTTCGGAACGCCTTATGCTGCCCCCGAAGAAACCCAGGCATACGACGGACTCCCACCATCTTTACAAGAAGTATCCGAATCTGATCAAGGGGGTAACGGCACAATACCCGAACCATATCTGGGTATGTGACATCACTTACATCTGGATTGAAGGTGGCGTATGCTACCTCCATCTTGTAACGGACATGTACTCACATGCCGTTTTAGGATGGGTGCTCTCTCCCAGTTTGCATGCCGAATATACGCTACAGGCACTGGAACAGGCCATCAATGAGGCTGGAGGTGGCAATCTTTGCGGCACAATCCACCATTCCGACCGGGGGGTACAGTATGCCTGCGATGCCTATATCGACACACTGGTCACTCATCATATACGTGTGAGCATGACTGAAGATTACAACCCGACGGACAATGCGGTAGCAGAAAGGATGAATGGCATCCTGAAAACGGAATGGATATACGGCATGTCGCTGTTCAGGGATAAAGAGATGGCACGGGAGCAGATTACGCGAATGATTGACTTCTATAATAATGGACGACCGCATATGAGCATAGGTATGAAAAAACCCATGGACGTATATCATGGAGAGGTGCCGGGAAAATCATTGTGGAAAAAATAAGGTTCCATATGATAAATAAATACTATATTTGCGATACCGAGAACCCGGGACATGACGGTTTAAGCCATTGTCTCACAAAAGCCAATAGGGTGTCGAACCCTATTGACTTTTACCGAGAGCCCGAGCACACTCAGATTTGTCCATTGTTTTTACGTATGACAACTATCTTAGGAGCAAAGGGAAGAAACTAACAACTGTTTTAGTTATGAATAACAGAATGTGACAACTTATTTAGTAACTAGCCTCTAAAAGTGACAACCATTTCTAGTATAAGTCATTTCAAGATGTTTCAATTGCTTGAAACACTTTGTTTCAAGGCGCTGAACACTTTGTTTCAAGGCGCTGAACACTTTGTTCCAAGGCACGAAAACACTTTGTTCCAAGCCGCAAAACACTTTGTTTCAAGCCGCAAAACACTTTGTTTCAAGGCATGTACTGATAAATATACCCATTTTTAGGTATTGTTCTAAGAAAACACCTGTTGTACCTTTACACCTGAAAATAATAAAATTCTTAAAGAAAATGAAAAGAAACAATTTACATGTCGGTTTGATGGTATTCGCAATACTGCTGGCAGGGGTATCGTGCAGCGATGAAGACAACACCCCTTCATACAGCACGGGTGCCGTGCAGAATACAGAATTGAAAACCATTCTTATTCAAAGAGGTTACACATTTAATGAGAACGGCAATCTGTTGCTTGATGATTTGGCTAACAATACAACAACGCTTGACCTCTCCGGAACGCAGATTTCCACAGATGCACTGGCAGCACTTTCCATGTTCCCCAACCTGACTGATGTGGATTTGTCGGATAACGGATATGGACCAATAATAGACCTGTCCCTCCTGCCCAAACAGATTACAGGTATTGACCTGCGAGGTAACAAGATATACGATTTTGACGGTTTGGTGAACGCTTCCGTTGTAAACGATGAAGTGCAAACTACTATACTGCATAACTTCACCAAACTCTACTTGCCGGAAACAGCCAAATGGAATGTGGAAGACCTAATGCCTTTTTATACCAAAAATCAAGCGAACGGTACGAAC contains these protein-coding regions:
- a CDS encoding DUF4384 domain-containing protein — protein: MGTRRLLSIALFIGLSVGCLAQRTVRVCAEYIYHAPENITVEQAKLVALDRAKIQAIADEFGTLVSQSNTTFIRTENGNSVVDFQSIGGSDVKGEWIETIGEPKYQIDYEENHLVVTVTVNGKIREITASQIDLIAQVLCNGTTEQCERSEFKDGDDLYLRFQSPVDGYLTVYLVDAVAQTAYCLLPYRASDEVACRIRRDTPYVFFSKSNAPAKERNDVDEYVMTCSVGQERNDLYIIFSPNTFVKANSESVEELRPRQLEWTDFQKWLAKGRGRDKEMRVVAKTIMIKE
- a CDS encoding IS3 family transposase, with translation MKTLCGLFGMSSQAYYKKKKNLLSRHQIRTAILDAVFFYRSKAPGIGGLKLYHELRSLYGSEITGGRDAFLHLLRSERLMLPPKKPRHTTDSHHLYKKYPNLIKGVTAQYPNHIWVCDITYIWIEGGVCYLHLVTDMYSHAVLGWVLSPSLHAEYTLQALEQAINEAGGGNLCGTIHHSDRGVQYACDAYIDTLVTHHIRVSMTEDYNPTDNAVAERMNGILKTEWIYGMSLFRDKEMAREQITRMIDFYNNGRPHMSIGMKKPMDVYHGEVPGKSLWKK